Proteins from a single region of Stappia sp. ES.058:
- the fliM gene encoding flagellar motor switch protein FliM, producing the protein MADEDDLGDIDEAWGEALAEQGEGEGEDDDDLAAAWGAALEEQGVAGGDDMAAQWAAMIDDSEPELENATRGADRILNQEEIDNLLGFNIEDTIAADQSGIRALINSAMVSYERLPMLEIVFDRLVRLTTTSLRNFTSDNVEVSLDSISSVRFGDYLNSIPLPAILGVFKAEEWDGFGLCTVESSLIYSIIDVLLGGGRGMSAVRVEGRPYTTIETNLVRRMIELIMHDMEQAFSPLSPVHFNLERLETNPRFAAISRPANAAILVELRIDMEDRGGKIEIMMPYATLEPIRDLLLQMFMGEKFGRDPIWEGHLATEIYAAEIDVDAVLYETHMPLGRVLDLKVGETLLFDVSPNDPVSIKCGGIPLTQGTMGKDEDAIAVRVDRGLQKPKMTLAAFERAMQKEMDPT; encoded by the coding sequence ATGGCCGACGAAGACGATCTTGGCGATATCGACGAAGCCTGGGGCGAGGCGCTGGCCGAGCAGGGCGAGGGCGAGGGCGAGGACGACGACGATCTTGCCGCCGCCTGGGGCGCCGCGCTCGAAGAGCAGGGCGTTGCCGGTGGCGACGACATGGCGGCCCAATGGGCGGCGATGATCGACGACAGCGAGCCCGAGCTTGAAAACGCCACGCGCGGCGCCGACCGAATCCTCAATCAGGAAGAAATCGACAACCTCCTCGGCTTCAACATCGAGGATACGATCGCTGCCGACCAGAGCGGCATTCGTGCGCTCATCAACTCGGCGATGGTCTCCTACGAGCGATTGCCGATGCTCGAGATCGTGTTCGACCGCCTTGTGCGGCTGACCACGACCAGCTTGCGCAACTTCACTTCCGACAACGTCGAGGTGTCTCTCGACAGCATCTCGTCGGTGCGGTTCGGTGACTATCTGAATTCGATCCCGCTTCCTGCCATTCTGGGTGTCTTCAAGGCCGAGGAATGGGACGGTTTCGGTCTGTGCACGGTTGAATCGAGCCTGATCTATTCGATCATCGACGTGCTTCTTGGCGGCGGGCGCGGCATGTCGGCCGTGCGGGTGGAGGGGCGTCCCTACACGACGATCGAGACCAATCTCGTTCGCCGGATGATCGAACTTATCATGCACGACATGGAGCAGGCGTTCTCGCCGCTCTCGCCGGTGCATTTCAATCTGGAGCGGCTGGAGACCAATCCCCGTTTCGCGGCGATTTCGCGTCCCGCCAATGCCGCCATCCTCGTCGAGCTGCGGATCGACATGGAAGACCGCGGCGGCAAGATCGAAATCATGATGCCCTATGCAACGCTCGAGCCGATCCGCGATCTGCTCCTGCAAATGTTCATGGGTGAGAAATTCGGCCGCGACCCGATCTGGGAAGGCCATCTGGCCACCGAGATCTACGCAGCCGAGATCGATGTCGATGCCGTGCTCTACGAGACGCACATGCCGCTGGGCCGTGTGCTGGACCTCAAGGTCGGCGAGACTCTTCTTTTCGACGTTTCGCCCAATGACCCGGTGTCGATCAAATGCGGCGGGATTCCGCTGACACAAGGGACGATGGGAAAGGACGAGGATGCGATCGCCGTTCGCGTCGACCGTGGCTTGCAGAAGCCGAAAATGACCCTGGCCGCGTTCGAGCGCGCCATGCAAAAGGAAATGGACCCGACATGA
- the flgG gene encoding flagellar basal-body rod protein FlgG, producing the protein MKALHIAATGMRAQELNVEVISNNVANMRTTGYKRQRADFQDLLYQNLRRMGTNSSANGTIVPTGVQIGSGVKTASTARIMSQGNLSQTGKELDVAVRGEGFFQIQLPDGGEAYTRDGSFERDANGQLVTVDGYAVAPGIVIPQDARDVTISADGQVQVLDANNAIQQLGQLQLARFVNKSGLEAIGDNLFLETESSGAAVVGNPADAGFGDLMQNHLEMANVEAVGEISDLIAAQRAYEMNSRIIKAADEMSATTSNLR; encoded by the coding sequence ATGAAGGCACTTCATATCGCAGCGACCGGCATGCGGGCCCAGGAGCTCAATGTCGAAGTCATCTCGAACAACGTCGCCAACATGCGCACGACGGGCTACAAGCGCCAGCGTGCCGACTTCCAGGATCTGCTCTACCAGAACCTGCGGCGGATGGGCACCAACTCTTCCGCCAACGGCACGATCGTTCCGACCGGCGTGCAGATCGGCTCGGGCGTCAAGACCGCATCGACCGCACGCATCATGAGCCAGGGCAACCTCAGCCAGACCGGCAAGGAACTGGACGTTGCCGTGCGCGGCGAAGGTTTCTTCCAGATCCAGCTCCCCGACGGCGGCGAAGCCTATACACGCGACGGCTCCTTCGAACGCGACGCCAACGGCCAGTTGGTGACCGTCGACGGATATGCCGTGGCGCCGGGCATCGTCATTCCCCAGGACGCGCGAGATGTCACCATCAGCGCCGACGGTCAGGTTCAGGTTCTGGACGCCAACAATGCAATCCAGCAGCTCGGTCAGCTTCAACTCGCCCGCTTCGTCAACAAGTCCGGTCTGGAAGCCATCGGCGACAACCTGTTCCTGGAGACGGAATCGAGCGGCGCCGCCGTGGTCGGCAACCCGGCGGACGCAGGTTTCGGCGATCTCATGCAAAACCACCTGGAAATGGCCAACGTCGAAGCGGTCGGAGAAATCTCCGACCTGATCGCCGCCCAGCGCGCCTACGAGATGAACTCGCGCATCATCAAGGCCGCCGACGAAATGTCGGCAACCACCTCGAACCTGCGCTGA
- a CDS encoding flagellar basal body-associated FliL family protein, giving the protein MTADADAADTQAEGTKASGGGKKKLIILGAGGLALLLAGGGAAYFLGLLDAAPALVEPGGEPVVEQRPVVFYDLPEMTVNLSTDGRAAYLKVRIALEVADKAAVNQIEPYLPRILDAFQVYLRELRPADLEGSSGLFRLKEELLRRINTAVYPARVEGVLFKEILVQ; this is encoded by the coding sequence ATGACGGCGGATGCGGACGCAGCCGATACACAGGCCGAAGGCACCAAGGCCTCTGGCGGCGGCAAGAAAAAGCTGATCATCCTTGGGGCGGGCGGCCTCGCGCTGCTGCTCGCGGGCGGCGGTGCGGCCTACTTCCTGGGACTGCTCGATGCAGCCCCCGCGCTGGTCGAGCCAGGGGGAGAGCCCGTGGTCGAGCAGCGGCCAGTGGTTTTCTACGATCTTCCCGAGATGACCGTTAACCTTTCGACCGACGGGCGTGCGGCCTATCTCAAGGTCCGGATCGCGCTCGAGGTTGCGGACAAGGCGGCGGTCAATCAGATCGAGCCTTATCTGCCGCGCATCCTGGATGCTTTCCAGGTTTATTTGCGCGAATTGCGGCCTGCTGATCTCGAGGGCTCTTCCGGATTGTTCCGACTCAAGGAAGAGTTGCTGCGACGGATCAATACGGCCGTGTATCCGGCACGCGTTGAAGGCGTGCTGTTCAAGGAAATTCTGGTTCAATAG
- the dksA gene encoding RNA polymerase-binding protein DksA encodes MTVELDAEYRPSEDELFMNERQREYFRNKLIRWKEDLLKESRETLANLQEESQNHADIADRASSETDRSIELRARDRQRKLIAKIDAALDRIVDGSYGYCIETGEPISLKRLEARPIATLSLEAQEAHERREKVYRDD; translated from the coding sequence ATGACGGTTGAGCTGGATGCCGAGTATCGTCCCAGCGAGGACGAGCTCTTCATGAATGAGCGTCAGCGCGAGTATTTCCGAAACAAGCTTATTCGGTGGAAGGAAGACCTTCTGAAGGAGAGCCGCGAGACGCTGGCGAACCTCCAGGAGGAGAGCCAGAATCACGCTGACATTGCGGATCGGGCGTCGTCGGAGACGGACCGGTCCATTGAACTCAGGGCGCGCGACAGACAGCGCAAGCTGATTGCAAAGATCGATGCCGCGCTTGATCGGATCGTTGACGGATCATACGGATACTGCATCGAAACGGGAGAGCCGATCTCGCTCAAGCGGCTTGAGGCTCGTCCGATCGCGACGTTGTCGCTGGAGGCGCAGGAAGCCCACGAGCGCCGCGAAAAGGTGTATCGTGACGATTGA
- a CDS encoding DUF6468 domain-containing protein has protein sequence MSTLPLGLIIESLVAVLLVVTIGYCMVLNKRLKRLRADEESLRATISELITASEIAERAILGLKATAGEADRTLGERLVAAERLSSTLSDQIVTGNTVLERITQIAEAARPAAVPPMPAPVEPVHAARPGSMRANDIRSAAMEATARLEHFRKRAAEQAA, from the coding sequence ATGAGCACGCTGCCCCTTGGACTGATCATCGAAAGCCTGGTCGCCGTGTTGCTTGTGGTGACCATCGGTTACTGCATGGTTTTGAACAAGCGGCTGAAGCGGCTGCGCGCGGACGAGGAAAGCCTGCGTGCGACCATTTCCGAGCTGATCACCGCATCCGAAATCGCCGAGCGAGCCATTTTGGGCCTGAAGGCGACGGCGGGTGAGGCAGACCGGACGCTCGGGGAGCGTCTGGTGGCGGCCGAGCGCCTGTCGAGCACGCTTTCGGATCAGATCGTGACCGGCAACACTGTTCTTGAGCGCATCACGCAGATCGCGGAAGCAGCAAGGCCCGCCGCCGTGCCGCCGATGCCGGCGCCTGTCGAGCCGGTGCATGCGGCAAGGCCTGGATCGATGCGCGCGAACGACATCCGCTCCGCCGCGATGGAAGCCACCGCCCGTCTCGAGCATTTCCGCAAGCGCGCCGCGGAGCAGGCCGCGTGA
- the flgF gene encoding flagellar basal-body rod protein FlgF produces MENALLIGLSRQAALRNQLNVVANNLANMNTNGYKTQQLLFEEYLMPVAEARQFQQGDQEFSYVVDYGMASNFEPGSISLTGNAFDVALEGSGYLVVDTPGGERYTRAGAMHLDPNGQLVTSDGLAVQGEGGPLTFTAEDTNISIAKDGTISSSLGVKGRLRVVAFEDNQRLERIGANLYTGENPVPAEQVRVLQGAIEKSNVSGVAEVSRMIEITRNYTAVSKMMSDNEDLRKKAIERLGSVQA; encoded by the coding sequence ATGGAGAACGCCCTTTTGATCGGGCTGTCGCGTCAGGCGGCCCTTCGAAACCAGTTGAACGTGGTGGCCAACAACCTGGCCAACATGAACACCAACGGCTACAAGACGCAGCAGCTCCTGTTCGAGGAGTATCTGATGCCGGTTGCCGAAGCGCGCCAGTTTCAGCAAGGCGACCAGGAATTTTCCTATGTCGTCGACTACGGGATGGCGTCGAATTTCGAACCCGGCTCGATCTCTCTGACCGGCAACGCCTTCGACGTCGCACTGGAAGGCTCCGGCTACCTTGTCGTCGACACACCGGGCGGCGAGCGCTACACCCGCGCCGGCGCAATGCACCTCGACCCCAACGGCCAGCTCGTCACATCGGATGGACTTGCGGTTCAAGGCGAAGGCGGCCCGCTGACCTTCACGGCGGAAGACACCAACATCTCAATCGCCAAGGACGGCACGATCTCCTCCTCCCTCGGAGTGAAGGGCCGGCTGCGCGTCGTCGCCTTTGAGGACAACCAGCGGCTCGAGCGCATCGGCGCAAATCTCTACACCGGCGAGAACCCGGTGCCGGCCGAACAGGTCCGGGTCCTCCAGGGCGCGATCGAGAAGTCGAATGTCTCCGGCGTCGCCGAGGTAAGCCGCATGATCGAAATCACACGAAACTACACCGCCGTGTCGAAGATGATGTCCGACAACGAGGACCTTCGCAAAAAGGCAATCGAGCGTCTCGGCTCGGTTCAGGCCTAA
- a CDS encoding flagellar basal body P-ring protein FlgI codes for MTLTTILRVFTLLALVLGSGAATASSRIKDIADFEGVRDNQLIGYGLVVGLQGTGDSLRNAPFTRQSLEAMLERLGVNTRGFNLNTDNVAAVMVTANLPAFSTQGTRIDVSVSALGDADSLQGGTLLVTPLLGADGEVYAIAQGPLAIGGFTAQGDAATVTRGVPTAARIANGALVEREIDFKLASMTSLRLALRNPDLTTARRMALAVNELIGLPTAEPLDPATVRIDLPREFNGNIVDLLTDIEQLIVEPDLPARIVIDENSGIIVMGQNVKISTVAIAQGNLTVTIAESPEVVQPLPFANGQTAIEPRTDILVDDESDNRLAVLPKTVTLQQLVDGLNALGIGPRDMISILQAVKASGALQAEIEVM; via the coding sequence ATGACGCTGACCACCATCCTTCGCGTTTTCACCTTGCTGGCCCTGGTGCTCGGATCAGGCGCTGCCACCGCATCGTCACGCATCAAGGACATCGCCGACTTCGAGGGCGTCCGCGACAACCAGCTGATCGGTTACGGCCTCGTTGTCGGGCTTCAGGGAACCGGCGACAGCCTGCGCAACGCCCCCTTCACGCGGCAGAGCCTGGAAGCGATGCTGGAGCGGCTCGGAGTCAACACCCGCGGCTTCAATCTCAACACCGACAATGTCGCGGCAGTCATGGTGACGGCAAACCTGCCGGCGTTCTCGACCCAGGGCACGCGCATCGACGTATCGGTCAGCGCCCTTGGCGATGCCGACAGCCTTCAGGGCGGAACGCTCCTTGTGACGCCGCTGCTGGGTGCCGACGGCGAGGTTTACGCGATTGCACAGGGTCCGCTGGCGATCGGCGGCTTTACCGCCCAGGGCGATGCCGCAACCGTGACACGCGGCGTTCCGACCGCAGCCCGCATCGCAAACGGCGCCCTGGTGGAGCGCGAGATCGACTTCAAGCTCGCCTCCATGACAAGCCTGCGCCTGGCGCTTCGCAATCCCGACCTGACCACCGCCCGGCGCATGGCGCTCGCCGTCAACGAACTGATCGGCCTGCCGACCGCAGAGCCTCTCGATCCGGCCACGGTGCGCATCGACCTTCCGCGCGAGTTCAACGGCAATATCGTCGACCTGCTCACCGATATCGAGCAGTTGATCGTGGAGCCCGATCTGCCGGCTCGGATCGTGATCGACGAGAACTCCGGCATCATCGTCATGGGGCAGAACGTCAAGATCTCCACCGTGGCAATTGCCCAGGGGAACCTGACGGTGACCATCGCCGAAAGCCCCGAGGTGGTCCAGCCCCTGCCCTTCGCCAACGGCCAGACGGCAATCGAGCCGCGCACCGACATTCTCGTCGACGACGAGAGCGACAATCGTCTCGCCGTGCTGCCGAAGACAGTCACGCTGCAGCAACTGGTCGATGGTCTGAACGCACTCGGCATCGGCCCGCGCGACATGATTTCCATCCTTCAGGCCGTGAAAGCGTCCGGCGCGCTTCAGGCCGAAATCGAGGTGATGTGA
- the flgH gene encoding flagellar basal body L-ring protein FlgH has translation MASAPRFARTALAASLALLVTACGAADRLSNVGKAPPLTAIQDPTTTPGYRPVQMPMPTPQSVHYNSNSLWRSGARAFFKDQRAARVGDILTVLVTISDKAEFDNQTARSRSGSNASGTGGAVGTAINTLFLPAGTSSNNLVSAEGETSFQGSGTVDREEKLQTKVAAVVTQILPNGNMVIEGRQEVRVNFEVRELIVAGVVRPEDIAANNTIESEKIAEARIGYGGRGQITDVQQPRYGNQVLDIVLPF, from the coding sequence ATGGCCTCCGCCCCCCGTTTCGCCCGTACGGCGCTCGCCGCGTCGCTCGCCCTGCTCGTCACCGCCTGCGGTGCGGCCGACCGCCTGTCGAACGTCGGCAAGGCACCGCCCCTCACCGCGATCCAGGACCCGACGACAACACCGGGCTACCGCCCGGTCCAGATGCCGATGCCAACGCCCCAGTCGGTCCACTACAATTCGAATTCGCTGTGGCGCTCGGGCGCCCGCGCCTTCTTCAAGGACCAGCGCGCGGCCCGGGTCGGCGACATTCTCACGGTTCTGGTCACGATTTCCGACAAGGCGGAATTCGACAACCAGACTGCCCGCAGCCGCTCCGGCTCCAATGCGAGCGGCACCGGCGGCGCTGTCGGAACGGCGATCAACACCCTGTTCCTTCCCGCCGGCACATCCTCCAACAACCTCGTGTCGGCCGAAGGCGAAACCAGCTTCCAGGGCAGCGGAACGGTGGACCGCGAGGAAAAGCTGCAGACCAAGGTCGCAGCCGTCGTCACCCAGATCCTGCCGAACGGAAACATGGTGATCGAGGGCCGTCAGGAGGTCCGGGTGAATTTCGAAGTGCGCGAACTGATCGTCGCCGGCGTGGTTCGTCCCGAGGACATCGCCGCCAACAACACCATCGAAAGCGAGAAGATCGCGGAAGCCCGGATCGGATACGGCGGGCGCGGCCAGATCACCGACGTTCAGCAACCGCGATACGGCAACCAGGTTCTCGACATCGTGCTGCCGTTCTGA
- the flgA gene encoding flagellar basal body P-ring formation chaperone FlgA, which translates to MIRQTLIAAAVLFLAAGQAIAAGALRSHVAVTADVVTVGDFYPDAGRFATTPLFRAPDLGTSGPVPAAVVADRARAAGYLDAQTDGLRHVVVERLAVTIGMPQLEAAVREALAARYPDAEHDLLEVSLRGFPGTLQAATGTHDPVSVTSVTWRRASGQLTASLRINAGTQSRTANLTGRAMEMAQVYALARPLDRGAVVRAGDLIVKNVPRTRLTARHVENPEEVVGLAARRGIQADRPLREADFEPPLLVKRGSKVTLVFKTAGLTLTTIGRALANGAEGDIVDILNLQSRRTVSGIVRAHDQVEVGLVHRRIAQLQETN; encoded by the coding sequence ATGATCCGCCAGACCCTGATCGCTGCCGCAGTCCTGTTCCTGGCCGCCGGCCAGGCCATCGCGGCCGGTGCGCTGCGATCCCATGTTGCCGTCACCGCCGATGTCGTCACGGTCGGCGATTTCTATCCCGACGCCGGGCGCTTCGCGACGACCCCGTTGTTTCGCGCACCGGACCTCGGCACCAGCGGGCCCGTGCCGGCCGCGGTGGTGGCCGACCGGGCGCGGGCCGCAGGCTACCTCGACGCGCAAACCGACGGCCTGCGTCATGTCGTTGTCGAGCGGCTTGCCGTGACGATCGGCATGCCGCAACTGGAGGCCGCCGTTCGCGAGGCCCTTGCCGCGCGCTATCCGGACGCCGAGCATGACCTGCTCGAGGTTTCCTTGCGCGGCTTTCCCGGAACCCTTCAAGCCGCTACCGGAACACATGATCCCGTCTCCGTCACCTCGGTGACCTGGCGCCGCGCGTCCGGACAGCTGACCGCAAGCCTTCGCATCAACGCCGGCACACAAAGCCGGACCGCGAACCTCACGGGCCGCGCGATGGAAATGGCGCAGGTCTACGCCCTCGCCCGACCGCTTGATCGTGGCGCCGTGGTGCGCGCGGGCGACCTGATCGTCAAGAACGTGCCGCGCACCCGTCTCACGGCCCGTCATGTCGAAAACCCCGAGGAGGTCGTCGGCCTCGCCGCGCGTCGCGGCATCCAGGCGGATCGCCCGTTGCGCGAAGCGGACTTCGAGCCGCCCCTTCTTGTGAAGCGCGGTTCCAAGGTCACGCTGGTGTTCAAGACAGCGGGCCTCACACTGACGACCATCGGCCGGGCCCTCGCCAACGGCGCCGAAGGCGACATCGTCGACATTCTCAACCTTCAGTCCCGCAGGACCGTTTCCGGCATCGTTCGAGCCCATGACCAGGTCGAGGTCGGGCTCGTTCACCGCCGCATCGCACAGCTTCAGGAGACGAACTGA
- a CDS encoding HD-GYP domain-containing protein, with protein MIDVLFVLDDKTETPAIVTRAAAMFSVARVSASGIGPEHVSSARVMVVHAALRNLHDVARIEDACDELRRRDDCVYVAKGSERAGIVQAESVGIGRVIAAHQPLEDVLAAIQCILNRDLANRLDGYPEQVIETINTTGTLFQQVAAAMREDGPLPLRLLSDSSRNIGAAIECVGLVEWINAVEMHHSQTCRHVLMVAGYADAFARSLGLSASDTLLFTKASLLHDVGKLFIPIGILEKAGPLSEQERRAIMTHPLRGAKALRKGSGAQPLVIAAARSHHEYLDGTGYPDGLAGGQICPLVRMLTIVDIYSALRETRAYKAGMTPRLAITEMAGMKGKLDPRLFAAFRDMVLNPVFGSQRSSRGPETRLANDCLLNGIHPLDRETRPLEVGHRAFG; from the coding sequence ATGATCGATGTACTTTTCGTTCTCGACGACAAGACAGAGACACCGGCGATTGTGACCAGGGCCGCGGCGATGTTCAGCGTGGCACGGGTTTCGGCATCGGGAATCGGGCCCGAACACGTTTCATCCGCGCGGGTGATGGTTGTGCATGCCGCACTCAGGAACCTTCACGACGTCGCTCGGATCGAGGACGCCTGCGACGAGCTCCGCCGGCGGGACGACTGCGTCTATGTCGCCAAGGGAAGCGAGCGCGCCGGCATCGTACAGGCCGAATCCGTCGGTATCGGTCGGGTCATCGCCGCTCACCAGCCGCTCGAGGATGTGCTCGCGGCGATCCAGTGCATCTTGAACCGGGATCTCGCGAACCGGCTGGACGGTTATCCCGAGCAGGTGATCGAGACCATCAATACCACCGGTACGCTGTTTCAGCAGGTCGCGGCGGCCATGCGCGAAGACGGGCCGCTGCCGTTGCGTCTCCTCAGCGACAGTTCCCGAAACATTGGCGCTGCCATTGAATGCGTCGGCCTTGTCGAGTGGATCAATGCGGTGGAGATGCACCACAGCCAGACGTGCCGACATGTGCTGATGGTCGCCGGCTATGCGGACGCTTTCGCCCGGAGCCTCGGGCTGTCGGCGAGCGACACCTTGCTCTTCACCAAGGCCAGCCTCCTGCACGATGTCGGCAAGCTGTTCATCCCCATCGGTATTCTGGAGAAGGCCGGGCCGCTCAGCGAGCAGGAGCGGCGGGCGATCATGACGCATCCCTTGCGCGGCGCGAAGGCCTTGCGCAAGGGCAGTGGCGCGCAACCTCTGGTGATCGCAGCTGCGCGAAGCCACCATGAATATCTCGACGGCACCGGATATCCGGACGGACTGGCCGGTGGCCAGATCTGCCCGCTGGTTCGCATGCTGACGATCGTCGACATATATTCCGCGTTGCGCGAAACCCGGGCCTACAAGGCCGGTATGACGCCGCGCCTGGCGATTACGGAAATGGCGGGCATGAAGGGCAAACTCGATCCGCGCCTGTTCGCCGCCTTTCGCGACATGGTGCTCAACCCTGTGTTCGGATCACAGCGCTCGTCCAGGGGGCCGGAGACGAGGCTGGCGAATGATTGTCTCTTGAATGGCATTCATCCGCTCGACCGCGAGACGCGCCCGCTTGAGGTCGGTCACCGCGCGTTCGGTTGA
- a CDS encoding rod-binding protein: MNTLTSDPALTAAQGRLQALNSPSAAMASSRDQAEEFEAIFLNTMFQSMFAGLEEDGGTWGGGAGSDAWSGMLVEQYSDTIARAGGIGIADSIQRELLALQETPGQ, encoded by the coding sequence ATGAACACGCTGACCAGCGATCCCGCGCTCACCGCAGCCCAAGGCCGCCTCCAGGCCCTGAACTCCCCGTCCGCCGCAATGGCGAGCAGCCGGGACCAGGCGGAAGAGTTCGAGGCGATCTTCCTCAACACGATGTTCCAGTCGATGTTCGCCGGCTTGGAAGAGGACGGTGGCACCTGGGGCGGCGGTGCCGGTTCGGATGCGTGGAGCGGCATGCTGGTCGAACAATATTCCGACACCATCGCCCGCGCCGGCGGCATCGGCATCGCCGATTCCATCCAGCGCGAGCTTCTCGCCCTCCAGGAGACGCCCGGACAATGA
- a CDS encoding MotE family protein: MTPIRLIPVLLLAASALLALKLTGLMLEGGYAAPSGVGVGTAMAQTQDATDTSPADGNAADATSGDEASSQADPSLPPPSSDPIPPAAGATDNGLPAGLELGGSIAERKVLESLSGRRRELDKREKQFELRQQLLQATEDRLQKKVDEMKALESSISSLRKEQEEKRNGNLRNLIEMYESMKAKDAARIFDRLDIDILLKVAKQMKPRKMADIMGRMSPEASERLTVALVNGRKGDETATAPVSTELPKIMGN; this comes from the coding sequence GTGACACCTATTCGCCTCATCCCTGTCCTGTTGCTGGCAGCCAGCGCGCTTCTTGCGCTCAAGCTGACCGGCCTGATGCTGGAGGGCGGCTATGCCGCTCCTTCCGGCGTTGGCGTTGGGACGGCGATGGCGCAAACGCAGGATGCAACGGACACATCCCCCGCCGATGGAAATGCCGCCGACGCGACTTCCGGCGATGAGGCGTCGTCGCAAGCCGACCCGTCTTTGCCGCCGCCGTCCAGCGATCCGATTCCGCCGGCCGCGGGAGCGACCGACAACGGGCTGCCGGCCGGGCTGGAGCTTGGAGGGTCGATCGCCGAGCGCAAGGTTCTGGAATCGCTTAGCGGCCGTCGGCGCGAACTCGACAAGCGCGAAAAGCAGTTCGAACTGCGTCAGCAGCTCCTTCAGGCGACCGAGGACCGGTTGCAGAAGAAGGTCGATGAGATGAAGGCGCTGGAGTCCAGCATCTCGTCCCTTCGCAAGGAGCAGGAAGAAAAGCGCAACGGCAACCTGCGCAACCTGATCGAAATGTATGAATCGATGAAGGCAAAGGATGCGGCGCGGATCTTCGATCGCCTCGATATCGACATCCTGCTCAAGGTCGCCAAGCAGATGAAGCCGCGCAAGATGGCCGACATCATGGGCCGCATGTCTCCGGAAGCCAGCGAACGGCTGACGGTGGCGCTCGTCAATGGCCGCAAGGGTGACGAAACGGCGACGGCACCGGTTTCCACCGAACTTCCGAAGATCATGGGAAACTGA
- a CDS encoding flagellar assembly protein FliX, with the protein MKISGYTPASGVKGRSVKKRDGESGGGFTVSSGERAAASAGSGAAASIAGIGALLALQEVDDPLVGRRKAVARGNDLLDGMESLKADLLGGRVSAERLDRIVAMLSKRADSGDQELEGVIDEIELRAKVELAKLGRFDA; encoded by the coding sequence ATGAAGATCTCAGGGTATACGCCTGCCTCCGGCGTGAAGGGGCGCAGCGTGAAGAAGCGCGACGGCGAGAGTGGCGGCGGGTTCACCGTCTCCTCGGGCGAGCGCGCGGCTGCCTCGGCGGGAAGCGGTGCCGCAGCCTCCATTGCCGGGATCGGTGCGCTCCTGGCGCTGCAGGAGGTCGATGACCCGCTTGTCGGCCGGCGCAAGGCGGTGGCACGCGGAAACGACCTGCTGGACGGCATGGAATCGCTGAAGGCGGATCTGCTCGGCGGTCGCGTGTCGGCGGAGCGCCTCGACCGGATTGTCGCGATGCTGTCGAAACGTGCCGACAGTGGCGATCAGGAACTCGAAGGCGTCATCGACGAGATCGAGCTTCGGGCGAAGGTGGAACTGGCCAAGCTCGGCCGTTTCGATGCCTAG
- a CDS encoding flagellar protein FlaG: protein MFDIRASHGRINLAFESELASEIIVNYEMPHDLINMARDPVSGAPPGQESEGMETGAIKAPAYQTALAPVRGRETVTPPSAPTDVPPEKAVQPAEESAASRPEAENPSAPRPGPSQDVKREEYRDTITDSLVFRAIDTTTGEVIRQIPDESLLRLRRAFAETTHKDMTGLGVNRSL from the coding sequence ATGTTCGACATTCGAGCAAGTCATGGGCGAATTAACCTTGCTTTCGAAAGCGAATTGGCCAGCGAAATCATAGTTAACTACGAAATGCCTCATGACTTAATCAATATGGCGAGAGACCCGGTTTCCGGAGCTCCGCCTGGTCAGGAGAGTGAGGGCATGGAAACGGGAGCAATCAAGGCGCCCGCCTATCAAACGGCTTTGGCGCCCGTGCGGGGCAGGGAAACAGTCACACCGCCGTCGGCACCGACAGATGTGCCGCCGGAAAAGGCTGTCCAGCCAGCCGAGGAAAGCGCGGCGTCGCGGCCGGAGGCGGAGAACCCGTCGGCCCCACGCCCTGGCCCATCGCAGGACGTCAAACGGGAAGAATACCGCGATACGATCACGGATTCTCTCGTGTTTCGCGCAATCGACACCACGACCGGCGAGGTCATCCGGCAAATCCCGGACGAATCATTGCTGCGCCTGCGTCGGGCCTTTGCGGAAACGACCCACAAGGACATGACCGGCCTCGGCGTCAACCGCAGCCTTTGA